In Vibrio hippocampi, a single genomic region encodes these proteins:
- the nspC gene encoding carboxynorspermidine decarboxylase — protein sequence MQKSELKTPYFMIDEAKLIANLEKAKQLKAISGVKLVLALKCFSTWGVFDIIKPYLDGSTSSGPFEVKLGYETFGGETHAYSVGYTEEDVIEVADICDKMIFNSQSQLKAYRHLVEGKASLGLRLNPGVSYAGQDLANPARKYSRLGVQADHIDPSVFDTINGVMFHMNCENKDVDAFIALLDAISHQFGEQLDKLDWVSMGGGVFFTWPGYDIDKLGAALKAFSDKHGVQLYLEPGEAIITKTTDLVVTVVDIVENEKKTAIVNSATEAHRLDTLIYNEPASILEASDMGEHEYVIGSCSCLAGDQFCVAKFEQPLQVGQKLHILDSAGYTMVKLNWFNGLKMPAIYCERGNGDIEKLNEFDYDDFKRSLSQWSIS from the coding sequence ATGCAAAAAAGCGAACTGAAAACACCTTACTTCATGATTGATGAAGCTAAGCTGATAGCGAACTTAGAGAAAGCGAAACAGCTCAAAGCGATCTCTGGGGTCAAACTGGTATTGGCGCTTAAGTGCTTTTCAACTTGGGGTGTCTTCGACATCATCAAACCTTATCTTGACGGCTCGACCAGCAGCGGTCCATTTGAGGTTAAGCTTGGCTACGAAACCTTTGGTGGTGAAACGCATGCTTACAGCGTGGGTTATACCGAAGAAGACGTTATTGAAGTGGCAGACATCTGTGACAAGATGATCTTCAACTCTCAGTCGCAGCTTAAAGCTTATCGCCACCTTGTTGAGGGCAAAGCCTCTTTGGGTTTACGCCTTAATCCGGGTGTTAGCTACGCGGGTCAAGATCTGGCCAACCCAGCGCGAAAATACTCGCGTCTTGGCGTCCAAGCTGACCATATCGATCCTAGCGTGTTTGATACTATCAATGGTGTGATGTTCCACATGAACTGTGAGAACAAGGACGTCGATGCCTTTATCGCTTTGCTGGATGCGATTTCCCACCAGTTTGGTGAACAGCTGGATAAGCTTGATTGGGTCAGCATGGGTGGCGGCGTGTTCTTTACTTGGCCGGGTTATGATATCGACAAACTTGGTGCGGCATTGAAAGCTTTCTCTGATAAGCACGGTGTCCAGCTCTATCTTGAACCGGGTGAGGCCATCATCACTAAGACCACCGATCTTGTCGTGACGGTGGTTGATATTGTTGAGAACGAGAAAAAGACCGCTATCGTCAACTCGGCAACCGAAGCGCATCGACTTGATACCTTGATCTATAATGAGCCAGCGTCGATTCTGGAAGCCAGTGACATGGGTGAGCATGAGTATGTGATTGGCTCTTGCTCGTGTCTAGCGGGTGACCAGTTCTGTGTAGCAAAGTTTGAACAACCGCTGCAAGTAGGGCAGAAGCTGCATATCCTCGATAGCGCAGGTTATACCATGGTTAAGTTAAACTGGTTTAACGGTTTGAAGATGCCGGCTATCTATTGTGAACGTGGCAATGGAGACATCGAAAAATTGAATGAATTTGACTACGATGACTTTAAGCGTTCACTGTCGCAATGGTCGATAAGCTAA
- a CDS encoding carboxynorspermidine synthase, whose translation MAILQIGAGGVGWVVAHKAAQNNDVLGDITIASRTVAKCEKIIESIKGKNNLKDASKKLEARAVNADDVDALVALIKEVQPDLVINAGPPWVNITIMEACLQAKVSYLDTSVAVDLCSEGQQVPQAYDWQWGFRDKFKQAGITGILGAGFDPGVVSVFAAYAVKHLFDEIDTIDVMDVNAGDHGKKFATNFDPETNMLEIQGDSFYWENEEWKQVPCHTRMLEFDFPLVGKHKVYSMAHDEVRSMQEFIPAKRIEFWMGFGDKYLNYFNCMRDIGLLSPDPLTLHDGTVVQPLHVLKALLPDPTSLAPGYTGKTCIGTWVQGNKDGKARSVFIYNNADHEVAYEDVEHQAISYTTGVPAITAALQFFRGKWADAGVFNMEQLDPDPFLETMPEIGLDWHVQELDVGAPDIQILK comes from the coding sequence ATGGCAATTCTACAAATTGGCGCTGGTGGTGTTGGTTGGGTTGTGGCGCATAAAGCGGCGCAAAATAACGACGTATTAGGCGATATCACAATCGCATCACGCACGGTTGCAAAATGTGAAAAGATTATTGAGTCGATCAAAGGTAAGAACAACCTTAAAGACGCAAGCAAAAAGCTAGAAGCCCGCGCAGTCAATGCAGACGATGTGGATGCATTGGTGGCACTGATTAAAGAAGTGCAGCCTGATCTGGTGATCAACGCTGGTCCTCCGTGGGTCAACATCACCATTATGGAAGCGTGTCTGCAAGCGAAAGTTTCTTACTTAGACACGTCTGTTGCGGTTGACTTGTGTTCAGAGGGTCAACAAGTCCCTCAAGCCTATGATTGGCAATGGGGCTTCCGTGACAAATTTAAGCAAGCGGGTATTACCGGTATTCTTGGTGCCGGTTTCGATCCTGGCGTGGTGAGCGTTTTTGCTGCGTATGCCGTCAAACATCTATTTGATGAAATTGACACTATCGACGTGATGGACGTCAATGCCGGTGACCACGGTAAGAAGTTTGCGACTAACTTCGATCCAGAAACCAACATGCTAGAGATCCAAGGCGACTCTTTCTACTGGGAAAACGAAGAGTGGAAACAAGTACCTTGCCACACCCGTATGCTTGAGTTCGATTTCCCGCTCGTAGGTAAGCACAAGGTTTACTCTATGGCGCACGACGAAGTGCGTTCTATGCAAGAGTTTATTCCAGCAAAACGCATCGAATTTTGGATGGGCTTTGGTGATAAATACCTAAACTACTTCAACTGCATGCGTGATATCGGTTTGCTTTCACCAGACCCACTGACACTGCACGATGGTACTGTGGTACAGCCACTGCACGTATTGAAAGCGTTGCTGCCAGACCCAACATCGTTAGCGCCGGGCTATACTGGTAAAACCTGTATTGGTACTTGGGTTCAGGGTAATAAAGACGGTAAAGCGCGCAGCGTATTTATCTACAATAACGCGGATCACGAAGTGGCTTATGAAGATGTTGAGCATCAAGCGATTTCGTACACCACAGGTGTTCCGGCGATTACTGCCGCGTTACAATTCTTCCGTGGTAAGTGGGCGGATGCGGGTGTGTTCAATATGGAACAACTAGACCCAGATCCGTTCCTAGAAACCATGCCGGAGATTGGTCTTGATTGGCATGTTCAAGAACTCGACGTTGGCGCTCCTGACATCCAGATCTTAAAATAG
- a CDS encoding pyridoxal phosphate-dependent class III aminotransferase, translating into MTTAFELNTNTDASFSAQIPYVEAPYDLTPDQMLLNQQQHESDVRSYPRRLPIAIKQAFGALVEDTRGQIFLDCLAGAGTLAMGYNHPEINAALKLQLDSGLPYQTLDITTQAKDTFIQAVKAFLPSAFAEQSVLQFCGPSGADAVEAAIKLAKQTTGRNTMFAFRGAYHGMTNGTMGMMGNLGTKARRTGLMSDVHFMPFPYSLRCPFGLGGDAGAKQSIRYIERLLNDDEAGIMKPAAIIVEPVQGEGGVIPAPAFWLQALRRICDEHEILLILDEIQCGVGKTGYRFAFEEAGIEPDILCLSKAIGGGLPMSLLVFNKKIDTWNAGEHTGTFRGNQLAMVSGAKALEIIERDNLVEHARVAGEYLRMGLNAIKQRVSCIAEVRGKGLMLGVEIAKPNGELNKFGEPASDGELTLKIQRAALERGLMVEKGGRDGSVIRFLPPLIISFEQIDFALRTLEQAISVAGGGEVSQQAHSQQGWKKHFIHTGEHGSTEFSKVMNHTTQVMKEVFANTDKPYSGLDPKVLESAINAVNLNGANESLPAIIDHTAELVVENSIFTQHPNCIAHLHTPPLMPAVAAEAMIAALNQSMDSWDQASAATYVEQKVLDWLCERYQLGDDADGIFTSGGTQSNLMGLLLARDRIADITNGHSIQKLGLPDYADKLRILCSDKSHFTVQKSASLLGLGEKAVHTVATHNNGTIKIAALEADIATLKSQGLIPFALVGTAGTTDHGAIDDLTAMARIAKQFALWFHVDSAYGGALILSQQKTRLAGIELADSVSVDFHKLFYQTISCGSLLLKDRRHFKYLLHHADYLNREHDELPNLVDKSIATTKRFDALKVFMTMQNVGPDALGEMVDHLMDQTQQVAKLIDGHNQFELLAQPSLSTVLFRAVNHNGMDLDELNKLIRMEALTRGVAVLGETVVQGHSALKFTILNPCLELSDFETLLNTINLLALELAN; encoded by the coding sequence ATGACTACCGCTTTTGAATTAAATACCAATACCGATGCTTCATTCTCGGCGCAAATTCCTTATGTCGAAGCGCCTTACGATTTAACACCCGATCAAATGCTGCTCAATCAGCAACAACACGAGTCTGATGTGCGCTCGTACCCGCGCCGCCTGCCGATTGCTATCAAGCAAGCCTTTGGCGCGCTGGTGGAAGATACCCGTGGACAGATCTTTCTCGATTGTCTAGCTGGAGCTGGCACTCTTGCCATGGGATATAACCATCCCGAAATCAATGCTGCTCTCAAGCTGCAACTCGATTCAGGCTTGCCTTATCAAACCCTTGATATCACCACACAGGCTAAGGATACCTTTATCCAAGCCGTTAAAGCTTTCTTGCCGAGTGCTTTTGCCGAGCAATCGGTACTGCAATTTTGTGGTCCATCGGGCGCTGATGCAGTGGAAGCCGCCATCAAATTGGCGAAGCAAACCACGGGGCGCAACACCATGTTTGCTTTCCGTGGTGCCTACCACGGTATGACCAACGGCACCATGGGAATGATGGGCAATTTAGGCACCAAAGCACGTCGCACGGGGCTGATGTCTGACGTTCACTTTATGCCTTTCCCTTATAGCCTGCGCTGTCCATTTGGTTTAGGCGGTGATGCAGGGGCAAAACAGAGCATTCGCTATATCGAACGCCTTTTGAACGACGATGAAGCGGGTATTATGAAACCGGCCGCGATTATTGTTGAGCCAGTACAAGGCGAGGGTGGGGTGATTCCCGCTCCGGCGTTTTGGCTGCAAGCACTTCGTCGTATCTGTGATGAACACGAAATCCTGCTGATTCTGGATGAAATTCAGTGCGGTGTCGGCAAAACCGGCTACCGATTCGCTTTCGAAGAAGCGGGTATAGAGCCAGATATTCTGTGTTTATCCAAAGCCATTGGTGGCGGATTGCCAATGTCGTTGCTGGTATTCAACAAGAAAATTGATACTTGGAATGCCGGCGAACATACCGGGACATTCCGTGGCAACCAACTTGCGATGGTATCCGGTGCCAAAGCGCTAGAAATTATTGAACGAGATAACCTAGTCGAACATGCCCGTGTTGCTGGTGAATACTTGCGCATGGGACTCAACGCGATCAAGCAAAGAGTCTCTTGTATTGCCGAGGTTCGCGGCAAAGGCTTGATGCTGGGTGTTGAAATTGCCAAGCCAAACGGTGAGTTGAACAAGTTTGGTGAGCCAGCATCGGATGGCGAGTTGACCCTTAAAATCCAAAGAGCCGCGCTCGAACGCGGTCTGATGGTCGAGAAAGGGGGACGCGACGGTTCCGTGATTCGTTTTCTACCGCCATTAATTATCAGCTTTGAGCAGATTGATTTTGCATTGCGAACGCTAGAGCAGGCGATTTCGGTCGCCGGCGGGGGGGAAGTTTCCCAGCAAGCGCACAGCCAACAAGGTTGGAAGAAACACTTTATTCATACCGGAGAGCATGGTTCCACCGAGTTCTCGAAAGTAATGAACCACACGACACAAGTAATGAAAGAGGTGTTTGCCAACACGGATAAACCCTATTCCGGTCTTGATCCTAAGGTGTTAGAAAGCGCCATCAATGCGGTTAACCTTAATGGTGCCAATGAAAGCCTACCCGCGATCATCGATCACACGGCGGAGTTAGTGGTCGAAAACTCGATTTTCACCCAGCACCCTAATTGTATCGCGCACCTGCACACACCACCGCTGATGCCAGCAGTGGCAGCAGAGGCGATGATTGCGGCTCTTAACCAATCAATGGACTCGTGGGATCAAGCGTCAGCGGCGACTTACGTTGAACAAAAGGTATTGGATTGGCTGTGTGAGCGCTACCAATTGGGCGATGATGCCGATGGCATTTTCACCAGTGGCGGGACTCAGAGCAACCTAATGGGGCTGTTGTTGGCTCGCGACCGTATTGCGGATATCACCAACGGTCATTCAATTCAAAAACTCGGTCTGCCCGACTATGCGGATAAGCTTCGTATCCTTTGTTCTGACAAATCGCATTTCACGGTTCAGAAATCCGCTTCTCTGCTGGGCTTAGGGGAAAAAGCGGTTCACACCGTCGCAACCCATAACAACGGCACCATTAAGATAGCGGCGCTTGAAGCGGATATTGCCACTCTGAAATCACAAGGCTTGATTCCATTTGCTTTGGTTGGCACCGCCGGAACCACCGATCACGGAGCCATTGATGACCTAACGGCGATGGCGCGCATCGCGAAGCAATTTGCGTTGTGGTTCCATGTCGATAGTGCTTATGGTGGGGCTTTAATTCTCAGTCAGCAAAAAACACGATTGGCGGGTATCGAGTTAGCGGACTCGGTGAGTGTCGATTTTCATAAGCTGTTCTATCAAACCATTAGCTGCGGCTCACTGTTGCTTAAAGATCGCCGTCATTTCAAATATCTACTGCACCATGCCGACTACTTGAATCGTGAGCATGATGAACTGCCAAACTTGGTGGACAAATCCATCGCCACGACGAAACGTTTTGATGCTTTGAAAGTCTTTATGACAATGCAAAACGTGGGTCCTGATGCGTTAGGTGAAATGGTGGATCACTTAATGGATCAAACGCAACAAGTCGCTAAGCTTATTGACGGGCATAACCAATTTGAGCTTTTGGCACAGCCTTCGCTATCAACGGTTTTATTCCGCGCAGTTAATCATAACGGCATGGATTTGGATGAACTTAATAAACTCATTCGTATGGAAGCACTGACGCGCGGAGTCGCGGTATTAGGGGAAACCGTGGTTCAGGGTCATAGTGCGCTGAAATTTACCATCTTGAACCCTTGCTTGGAGCTATCTGACTTCGAGACATTACTTAACACGATTAATCTTTTAGCTCTTGAGCTAGCTAACTAA
- the pulA gene encoding pullulanase-type alpha-1,6-glucosidase, protein MKHSKLIHHSPTPTRWMLSLIAASVLMGCNSDEPETISINTPHSSTTPQEVELDPVVVLPSAEDAPSADEIVLSAINDVDATSTSADQWLIVCDDQTSIAPSTDDSFGALWKLSRQQIDACGTAEINKNGQSFGSPVTFDQQDFGHSFYLTSTGSPSSGTRQDGYLAAIGLPQDDTDIILPSVTAPDELPAGSANQVALQLYDPMGDYAPYDDFSLHLWGTVQQPDGGCSGLEQANSNWDDQSVTPDAMDQFGPVWYLPVTSNEEGCFNVIFRDNNNSKLIGDDVKIDIANLASNLSATFMPNNSTQFASRSEAFQLAGPSSEFVIDTHGALLIDDQTLVWHAAKNADVVQIMFSNNGEFQTTQEETDDGSTTTVSGASIVLTAATLTSEQASQYPHLVNHPVFALPTLPDTMSLDKLLKANLVAVASDSDGTMRSATGIQTAGALDAIYAPQASQLDYGAVYQDNAVTFRLWAPTAQKVSLSLYNSDKTPDSSHEMTEDSASGSWSVTLDQDLVDGQFYRYQMSLFQPREQQGYQFEVTDPYSVSLAMNSEYSQAINLDSEQLKPSGWDALEVPHSQAESDLSKVVIYESHVRDFSALDDSTENKGKYLAFTEQQSVPVNHLHKLKAAGVTHLHLMPVFDIATINEDPQQVANIDQPFSQLCSVNPNVQQSQFSGYCSQDVTIAEVFEQLSEQDSKDNAVVEALNEYVRGVDSYNWGYDPFHYTVPEGSYATNSDGADRIIEFRQMVQSIKQDIGMNVVVDVVYNHTNASGLTSDKSVLDRIVPLYYHRLVPDTGAVETSTCCDNTAPEHAMFAKLIDDSIKVWTEQYKIDAFRWDLMGHHPLSQMVTTLEAARTVNPEVYFYGEGWNFGEVQDDARFIQATQKHLGGTGIGSFSDRLRDAVRGGSPFESGDDIRRAQGFATGAYVAANELMQDALTTDQDDDGVADELARALHQSDLIRLGMAGNLKSFQLVDHQGTSQTGATLDYNGQSAGYAEQPWEVQNYVSKHDNQTFWDINMYKVAHDISLDDRVRMQAVGMSTVLLGQAMPFNHMGGELLRSKSMQRDSYDFGDWYNRVDFSLQDNNWDKGLPAKEKDEANYELIEKVLTQQADPQATQIEQMFDFYQELLQVRTSTALLTLPDAQQILSRVDFRNTGPEQTAGLIVMTIDNGNTQETDIDSRYNSVVVMINATPETQTATHFIDHNGDPITLGDFELIETHADTRSIAGSASFADGKFSVPAWSAAVFVEPRSDTRGQGLPVSSKADIPPFGASQAIYIAGDFNGWTVDGTLAAYAGDGVYQQRVGLSDDSEFKFTFGHWDTAFGCGGGNCNAGFTSLGMYLLTMDANDTSNPEISASLVEDYSNTTWYLPGSLLGWQHSDAQKMLQESSTTWSAQFDNMTAGSTAEFKITGESWGVFEHGSQDIVSQDARISGDGNITFTADTDGSFKITFNIVTKALSVTSL, encoded by the coding sequence GTGAAACATAGCAAGTTAATTCATCATTCTCCCACACCGACCCGATGGATGTTATCGCTAATCGCAGCATCTGTCTTAATGGGCTGTAACAGCGATGAGCCTGAAACCATAAGCATCAACACACCACACTCATCAACAACACCACAAGAAGTGGAACTGGATCCAGTGGTCGTTCTGCCGAGCGCGGAAGACGCACCCAGTGCCGATGAGATAGTTTTAAGTGCCATCAACGATGTTGACGCCACCTCGACAAGTGCCGACCAATGGCTGATTGTCTGTGATGATCAAACCTCGATTGCTCCATCGACTGACGATAGTTTCGGCGCACTGTGGAAATTGTCTCGGCAACAAATCGACGCGTGTGGCACCGCTGAGATTAATAAAAATGGTCAGAGTTTTGGCTCCCCAGTCACTTTTGACCAGCAAGACTTTGGGCATAGCTTTTATCTCACTTCAACGGGTTCACCAAGCTCAGGCACACGACAAGACGGCTATCTTGCCGCCATCGGACTGCCTCAAGACGACACCGATATCATCCTGCCTAGCGTCACCGCACCCGATGAACTCCCTGCGGGTAGTGCCAATCAAGTCGCTTTGCAGTTGTATGACCCGATGGGGGATTACGCCCCTTATGATGACTTTAGCCTCCATCTATGGGGCACAGTGCAACAACCCGATGGGGGTTGCAGTGGGTTAGAACAAGCCAATAGCAATTGGGATGACCAATCCGTGACACCTGATGCAATGGATCAGTTCGGTCCGGTTTGGTATCTCCCGGTCACGAGTAACGAAGAGGGCTGCTTTAACGTTATCTTCCGTGATAACAACAACAGCAAACTAATTGGCGATGATGTAAAGATAGATATCGCAAACCTAGCAAGCAATCTTAGCGCCACCTTTATGCCAAATAACAGCACACAATTTGCTTCTCGTAGTGAAGCGTTTCAACTTGCGGGTCCATCCTCGGAATTTGTGATTGATACCCATGGTGCGCTATTGATCGATGACCAAACTCTGGTTTGGCATGCCGCGAAAAACGCGGATGTGGTTCAGATTATGTTTAGCAACAACGGAGAGTTTCAAACCACCCAAGAAGAGACCGACGATGGTTCCACCACCACCGTTTCGGGCGCGTCCATTGTATTAACCGCCGCTACATTGACGTCTGAGCAAGCAAGCCAATATCCACACCTTGTTAATCACCCTGTGTTTGCTCTACCGACACTGCCTGACACGATGAGCTTGGACAAATTACTCAAAGCCAATTTGGTTGCTGTGGCCAGTGACAGTGACGGCACGATGAGATCTGCGACTGGGATTCAAACCGCCGGGGCGCTTGATGCCATCTATGCGCCACAAGCAAGCCAATTAGATTATGGTGCGGTTTACCAAGATAACGCGGTCACTTTCCGCCTCTGGGCACCCACGGCGCAAAAAGTCTCTTTATCCCTGTATAACAGCGACAAAACGCCCGACTCAAGCCACGAAATGACCGAAGACAGCGCCAGCGGTAGTTGGAGTGTCACACTCGATCAAGACCTAGTGGATGGGCAGTTTTATCGCTATCAAATGAGTCTGTTCCAACCAAGAGAGCAACAAGGGTATCAATTTGAAGTTACCGATCCCTACTCTGTGAGCCTTGCGATGAATTCGGAATATAGCCAAGCGATTAACCTCGATTCCGAACAGCTAAAACCCAGCGGCTGGGATGCCCTTGAGGTCCCTCATTCGCAAGCAGAGTCAGACCTATCCAAAGTGGTGATCTATGAGTCTCATGTGCGCGATTTCTCCGCCCTCGATGATTCCACCGAAAATAAAGGCAAATACCTCGCCTTTACCGAGCAACAGAGCGTACCAGTTAACCATCTGCATAAACTGAAAGCCGCTGGCGTCACTCACCTACATCTTATGCCAGTGTTCGATATTGCGACCATCAACGAAGATCCGCAGCAAGTTGCCAACATTGATCAGCCCTTTAGTCAGCTATGCTCAGTCAACCCAAATGTTCAGCAATCGCAGTTCTCTGGCTACTGCTCACAAGATGTGACCATCGCGGAAGTATTTGAGCAACTGTCTGAGCAAGACAGCAAAGACAATGCGGTCGTTGAGGCGCTTAACGAGTATGTGCGTGGCGTCGATAGCTATAACTGGGGCTACGACCCATTCCATTACACCGTGCCTGAAGGTTCCTACGCGACCAACAGCGATGGTGCCGATCGCATCATAGAGTTTCGTCAAATGGTGCAATCCATTAAGCAAGATATTGGAATGAATGTGGTGGTGGATGTGGTCTACAACCATACCAATGCCTCGGGTCTAACCAGTGATAAATCGGTATTAGATAGAATTGTCCCGCTTTACTACCACCGACTCGTCCCTGATACCGGTGCGGTCGAGACCTCGACATGCTGTGATAACACCGCTCCTGAGCATGCCATGTTTGCCAAATTGATTGACGACTCGATTAAGGTTTGGACCGAGCAATACAAAATAGACGCATTCCGTTGGGATCTTATGGGGCATCACCCGCTAAGTCAGATGGTAACGACGCTTGAGGCAGCAAGAACCGTCAATCCTGAAGTCTATTTCTATGGTGAAGGCTGGAACTTTGGTGAAGTTCAAGACGATGCTCGCTTTATACAAGCGACGCAAAAACATCTTGGTGGCACTGGCATCGGATCGTTCTCTGACCGTTTACGTGATGCGGTCAGAGGCGGCAGCCCTTTCGAAAGTGGTGACGATATTCGACGCGCCCAAGGTTTTGCGACCGGAGCCTATGTGGCTGCCAACGAGTTAATGCAAGACGCTCTCACCACAGATCAAGACGATGATGGTGTCGCCGATGAATTGGCACGCGCCCTCCATCAATCTGATCTTATTCGCCTTGGTATGGCCGGTAACCTAAAGTCTTTTCAACTGGTGGATCATCAAGGTACCAGCCAAACAGGCGCGACGCTTGATTACAATGGACAAAGTGCTGGCTACGCAGAGCAACCTTGGGAAGTCCAAAACTACGTATCCAAACACGATAACCAGACATTCTGGGACATCAATATGTACAAAGTCGCCCATGATATCTCGCTCGACGACCGCGTAAGGATGCAAGCTGTCGGGATGTCGACGGTGCTACTTGGACAAGCGATGCCATTTAATCATATGGGCGGTGAACTACTGCGCTCAAAGTCAATGCAGCGTGACTCCTACGACTTTGGCGATTGGTATAATCGTGTCGATTTTAGCCTGCAAGACAACAATTGGGATAAAGGCTTACCTGCCAAAGAGAAAGATGAAGCCAACTATGAATTGATAGAAAAAGTGCTGACACAACAGGCAGATCCACAAGCGACACAAATCGAGCAGATGTTCGATTTCTATCAAGAGTTGCTTCAGGTACGCACATCTACCGCCTTGCTGACTTTGCCCGATGCGCAGCAGATTCTGTCGAGAGTCGATTTCCGCAACACCGGACCCGAGCAAACGGCTGGATTGATCGTGATGACCATAGACAATGGTAATACTCAGGAAACCGATATAGACAGTCGTTATAATTCTGTCGTGGTCATGATTAACGCAACGCCTGAGACGCAGACAGCAACTCACTTCATCGATCATAATGGTGATCCGATTACCCTTGGTGACTTTGAACTGATTGAAACCCATGCCGATACACGCTCTATTGCTGGCAGCGCGAGTTTTGCTGATGGTAAGTTTAGCGTTCCAGCATGGTCAGCGGCGGTGTTTGTTGAACCAAGGAGTGACACTCGAGGTCAAGGTTTACCGGTCTCTTCGAAAGCGGATATTCCTCCTTTTGGTGCCAGTCAGGCGATCTATATTGCCGGAGATTTCAATGGCTGGACGGTGGATGGCACTTTAGCAGCGTATGCGGGTGATGGTGTCTATCAGCAACGAGTGGGACTCAGTGATGACTCTGAGTTTAAGTTTACCTTTGGTCATTGGGATACGGCGTTTGGCTGTGGAGGAGGAAATTGCAATGCAGGATTTACCTCTTTGGGCATGTATTTGCTCACCATGGATGCGAACGACACCTCCAATCCTGAGATTAGCGCGAGTTTAGTTGAAGACTACAGCAACACGACTTGGTATTTACCCGGTTCGCTATTGGGTTGGCAACATAGCGATGCTCAAAAAATGCTACAGGAGTCATCAACGACATGGAGCGCCCAATTCGACAATATGACCGCAGGCAGCACTGCTGAGTTTAAAATCACTGGTGAAAGTTGGGGGGTATTTGAACATGGTAGTCAGGACATCGTTTCACAAGATGCCCGAATCAGCGGCGATGGCAATATCACTTTCACAGCGGATACCGATGGCAGCTTTAAGATAACATTTAATATTGTTACCAAGGCGTTGTCGGTGACCTCTTTGTAA
- a CDS encoding riboflavin synthase subunit alpha, which produces MFTGIIQSVATIDTITDLNGIRTFEIEFEPGFCVDLEIGASVAVDGVCLTVTTIVSDTRVLFDVMLQSLNITTLSQFEAGQRINVERAAKDGAEIGGHPLSGHVDFNTSVRAIEQQGDNYRILFDLPPEWKPYVFPKGYIAINGASLTISEVNKQEAWFDVWLIPETRRMTTFGLKAEGSNVNIEIERGTQVIVDTVKETIAETLGPVLPLFEQFLAQQGLDVDDIGQLTTKGLTAQQQDHKK; this is translated from the coding sequence ATGTTTACTGGTATTATTCAGTCTGTCGCCACTATCGACACCATTACCGACTTAAATGGTATCCGAACCTTTGAAATCGAATTTGAACCGGGGTTTTGCGTTGACCTAGAGATAGGTGCGAGCGTGGCGGTTGATGGTGTATGCCTAACTGTGACGACCATTGTCTCTGACACTCGCGTGCTGTTTGATGTGATGTTACAGAGCTTAAATATCACCACACTGAGCCAGTTTGAAGCGGGTCAGCGTATCAACGTCGAGCGAGCCGCTAAAGACGGCGCTGAAATCGGCGGTCATCCTCTGTCAGGTCATGTTGATTTTAATACCTCGGTGAGAGCCATTGAGCAGCAAGGCGACAACTACCGCATCCTGTTTGATCTTCCTCCAGAGTGGAAGCCCTATGTGTTCCCTAAAGGGTATATCGCCATCAACGGTGCCAGCTTGACCATTTCTGAGGTCAACAAGCAAGAGGCTTGGTTTGATGTTTGGCTTATCCCAGAAACCCGCCGTATGACCACCTTTGGATTGAAAGCTGAGGGCTCGAATGTCAACATCGAGATAGAGCGCGGTACTCAAGTGATTGTTGATACGGTTAAAGAGACCATCGCCGAAACACTTGGACCTGTGTTGCCATTGTTCGAGCAGTTTCTTGCTCAACAGGGGCTCGATGTGGATGATATCGGTCAACTGACGACCAAAGGGCTTACAGCTCAACAACAAGACCACAAAAAATAA